Part of the Streptomyces sp. f51 genome is shown below.
CATGATCTCGGCGGCGCTGCTCGCCGCGCCCGTCATCGCCCTGACGATCTGGCTGAACGTCAGCGCCGGCGGCGACCGCTGGACCTGGCTGCTGCTGCCCGTGGGCGCCGGCTACGGGGCACTGATCACGCTGGCGGGGCTCAGGCTCGCGGCGCCCCGGACGGCGGGGCGGCTGCCGGAGATCCTGGCGGCCGTCAGCAAGGGGTGAGGCTCATCGGCTTCCGCCGGTGAGCACACCGTCGAGGAACGGCTCGATCGCGCCGCGCCAGGCCTCGGGCCGGTCGTAGTGGACGAGGTGGCCGGCGTCCGCGACCTCCGCGTACTGGCCGCGCGGCAGGACCCGGACCATCTCCTGGGACTCGGCCCGGCCGAGCTCGCCGTCCAGGCCGCGGACGACCAGGGCGGGGCACCGGACCTGGGCGAGCTCCTCCCAGTGGGCGTCGTACACCCAGGTCTGGCGGGACTTGAGCATCTGTTCGGGTTCGAAGACGGGGCGCCAGCCGTCGGAGGACTCGTGCATCACCTCGGCGTAGAACTCGCCGCGGGCCGGATTGCGGCGCTCCACCCAGGGATCGTCCTCGCCGAACCACTTCCGGACGTCGGCGAGGGTGGCGAAGGGGACGGGCCAGGCCTTGAACCAGTCCTCCCACTCGCGCTGGGAGGCGGCGCCGAGCGCGGAGGCCCGCATGTCACAGATGATCAGGGCGCGGACGAGGTCGGGGCGTTTGGCGGCGAGCTGCCAGCCGGTCAGGGCGCCCATCGCGTGGCCGACCACGACGGCCGGTCCGAGGCCGAGCTGGTCGAGGGCGGCTTCGGCGTCCTCGACATAGGCCTCACGGGTGTACTCGGCCTCCGGGGCCTTGTCGCTCTGGCCGTGGCCGCGCTGGTCGAGGGCGACCGCGCGGTGCCGCTCGGAGAGCCAGCGGGCGGTGGACGCCCAGTGCGAGGCGCGGCCCATGAGGCCGTGCAGTAACAGCACGCCGGGCGCCCTCGGGTCCTCGTCCTTGGGAGGATCGGCGAACTCCCAGGCAGCCAGGCGTACTCCGCCCGCTCCCGTCACGTCGATGCGCCGCACCATCGGTAATGGCACCCCCCTAGCTCGCTCGGACCTCGCACCAGCACTTCCTCCCGGCCGGTCCATCCGTACCGCTTCCTGCCGCTGTCCCGCCGTGCCGGTCGATGTCCCTCGTGCGCTCCCGCCACATCGTCACGTTATCGAATGCGGATTCGAAACTGGCCTTTCCGGCCGCAACACCCCTCGTTCGAGTGACCGCCCACCAGGATTGACGGCCGTCGCCCGGGGGAGATCTTCTGCGGGAGGCGGACCGCTCGGGGAAAACGGTCCGAAGGGAATGACCCTGGGAGCTCGGGGCTCCGGGTCAGCACAGGGGAGGACAGGCCCCGGCGCCGGAAGGCGCCGGGGCCCTCGCCACGTCTGCGGCACATCCTTGCGCCCCCTCCCCGACCGCGCACCATCGCTCCCGGACACGGTCAAGAGCCCTCAGGTCATATGCCTCACGCGACAGCCTCGCACGCAAACGGTCGCGGCGCTGCGATTCGGCACACTGAATCTTGGTTTCGACAAGGTCGCGAAAACATCACAACTGCCCCTGTCGTCACAGCAGTTGACGCGCCCGAGGCGGTACGGGACGGGTGGGTCCCAGGGTGTCCGGCGTGCTCCCGGACGCCGACGTGGAGGTCAGCGGCTGCCGGCCTCCGGGTCTGCGCCCGGGAGCTGCCCCTCGCGGGTACCGGAAGGAGTCAGCGCTTGGCGACGAACACGTGCGAGGCGATGTCCGGCTCCAGCTCCGCGGCTTCACCGCCGCTGCCGACGAGGACCCCGCCGGCCGACTCCGTCACGCTGACCACGGAGCCGGGCTGCACGCCCGCCCGCCGCAGCGTGTACATCAGCTGGGCGTCCGTCTGGATCGGCTCCCCGATCCGGCGCACGACCACGGTCTTGCCGTCGACACCCGGGTCCAGCTCGGACAGCGAGACCATGCCCTCGTCCAGGAACGGGTCCGCGCCGTCCTTCTCGCCCAGCTCCTCGAGGCCCGGGATCGGGTTTCCGTACGGCGACTCCGTCGGGTGGCGCAGCAGCTCCAGCACCCGCCGCTCCACCGCCTCGCTCATCACGTGCTCCCAGCGGCAGGCCTCCGCGTGCACCTGCTCCCACTCCAGGCCGATCACGTCGACGAGCAGGCACTCGGCGAGCCGGTGCTTGCGCATGACCCGGGTGGCCAGCCTGCGCCCCTCGTCCGTGAGCTCCAGATGCCGGTCGCTCGCCACCGCCACCAGACCGTCGCGCTCCATCCGCGCCACGGTCTGGCTCACGGTCGGGCCGCTCTGGTCGAGCCGTTCCGCGATCCGGGCGCGCATGGGGACAACGCCTTCCTCCTCCAGCTCGAGGATGGTGCGGAGATACATCTCCGTGGTGTCGATCAGTCCGGACATTCGTGCCCCTCGATTAGCTCTGCCGGAGACTCGATGGCCCACCGGCGTGTGCGCTGGCCCTGAACTCAATTCTGACGCATAGCACTGACAACCGTGCCTCGCCGTTCGAACCGCTTGTCACCGATCGCCCCGGAATCCCCTGGGACAGGGCGCGGGACCCACCCGTGCACGCCCCGTGACCGCGCCCCGGAGCGCCGCCGCAAGCCGTATTGACAGGGCAGTGGTCCAGACCGCAACGTGATCCGCGACACGACGGGAGTACGGCCACGCCGGGCGACCGGTTCAGCCGTCCACCCGCCCTGCGCCGACGAGACGTCCAAGCCGACGAGACTTCTAAGGGGCTTCGCCGATGAGCGACAGCAAGCTGGCCGGGCAGTTCTTCGACGCCGCGATCGGTCT
Proteins encoded:
- a CDS encoding metal-dependent transcriptional regulator, translating into MSGLIDTTEMYLRTILELEEEGVVPMRARIAERLDQSGPTVSQTVARMERDGLVAVASDRHLELTDEGRRLATRVMRKHRLAECLLVDVIGLEWEQVHAEACRWEHVMSEAVERRVLELLRHPTESPYGNPIPGLEELGEKDGADPFLDEGMVSLSELDPGVDGKTVVVRRIGEPIQTDAQLMYTLRRAGVQPGSVVSVTESAGGVLVGSGGEAAELEPDIASHVFVAKR
- a CDS encoding alpha/beta hydrolase, whose protein sequence is MVRRIDVTGAGGVRLAAWEFADPPKDEDPRAPGVLLLHGLMGRASHWASTARWLSERHRAVALDQRGHGQSDKAPEAEYTREAYVEDAEAALDQLGLGPAVVVGHAMGALTGWQLAAKRPDLVRALIICDMRASALGAASQREWEDWFKAWPVPFATLADVRKWFGEDDPWVERRNPARGEFYAEVMHESSDGWRPVFEPEQMLKSRQTWVYDAHWEELAQVRCPALVVRGLDGELGRAESQEMVRVLPRGQYAEVADAGHLVHYDRPEAWRGAIEPFLDGVLTGGSR